In Fusarium verticillioides 7600 chromosome 4, whole genome shotgun sequence, the following proteins share a genomic window:
- a CDS encoding ATPase, whose amino-acid sequence MNPSNDPRPSDAPSMSSGTLGDRTRDKNDLSDEPEYEEEIHDLARRFTRQSAASGHGPLFPLSDGGPLDPQSPHFNSKKWAKAYFKTRTEAADGINPRTAGIAFKNLNAYGFGQATDFQNTLTNIVLKAASFARKVFGDKGQRIDILRDVDGYVEAGEMLCVLGPPGSGCSTLLRSIAGETHGFHFGNDTVLNYQGIRPEQMKKAYRGEAIYTAEVDHHFPHLTVGDTLYFAARCRCPPKDKLPHGASAREYAEHLRDVIMAMFGISHTKNTRVGDDYVRGISGGERKRVTIAEAALGYSPLQCWDNSTRGLDSANAVEFCRVLRTQADTLGIASCVAIYQAPQSAYDLFDKVTVLYEGRQIFFGKTGEAQPYFENLGFICPEQQTTADFLTSMTNPAERVIRPGANPPRTSDEFARSWQQSQQRSRLIDEIDYYMEQHPFDGPDLQKFSESRRLDQAAAQRERSPFNLSYLQQYTINLWRGFTMLIGDPSITLTMLISNLFEGLIISSIFYNLPFNTTSFFRRTILLFFIVLINAFASILEIMTLYAKRKVVEKQSRYAFYHPSAEALSAMATDLPYKVVNSILLNCTLYFMCNLRREPGPFFSFLLLSFSITLCMSMMFRFIGSATKSIAQALAPACIILLALVLYSGFAIPPAYMQNWLGWIRWVNPVYYGLETVFLIEFVGQQFPCSDFVPHGPGYENLGSGEYVCNVPGSIPGQSFVKGEDYLKASFGFVNSHRWRNFGIIIAWTVFFMALHLWTAEHVASERSKGEVLVFLREAMHKVSGKRGSDEESGVPTPSGKQEASSSSSEKVEVEKQTSVFHWKDVCYDVKIKSETRRILDHVDGWVKPGTLTALMGVSGAGKTTLLDVLASRVTMGVVSGDMLVNGHSRDSSFQRKTGYVTQQDLHQASSTVREALRFSAMLRQPAKYSKQERLDYVETVLSLLGMDAYADAIIGVPGEGLNVEQRKRLTIAVELVARPQLLLFLDEPTSGLDSQTSWSICDLMEQLTKSGQAILCTIHQPSAMLFQRFDRLLLLAKGGKTVYFGQIGQNSQILMDYFTRNGGPPLPPKANPAEHMLEVIGAAPGTHTDVDWPATWRQSPEYRAVQKELQSLNASHPSPTPTSGGADPSEYNEFASPLSTQLWEVTKRLFIQYWRSPGYMYSKAILTVGASLFIGLSVMDGENTVRGLQNQMFGVFIFLTIFSQVAEQMMPAFVEQRTLYEARERPAKTYSWQSFMFANLTVEIVWNSFIGIFAFICWYYPIGLYRNAEYTNEVHSRGITIFLHVWMFFLLASSFAHMIIAGLPNADTAGGVMNLLFIMMFAFCGVLAGPDSLPGFWIFMYRVNPFTYVVEGFLGTTLANAPVACAGNEILEFKPVNGTCAEFLSDYMSNMGGYLVGESAGSTTQCQYCPMADTNTFLKGINVSFDNRWRDFGLLWVYVVFNCAAAVAIYWLARVPRKRKDKNE is encoded by the exons ATGAACCCTTCAAACGATCCGCGTCCTAGCGACGCCCCTTCCATGTCTTCTGGCACATTGGGTGACAGAACACGGGACAAAAACGACCTATCTGATGAGCCTGAGTACGAAGAGGAAATTCATGACTTGGCGCGCAGATTCACCAGACAGTCTGCTGCATCAGGTCATGGGCCACTGTTCCCCTTGAGTGATGGCGGTCCTCTTGATCCACAAAGCCCCCATTTCAACTCCAAGAAATGGGCAAAGGCTTATTTCAAGACCCGAACCGAAGCTGCTGATGGTATTAATCCTCGCACCGCCGGTATCGCGTTCAAAAACCTCAACGCGTACGGCTTTGGCCAGGCGACTGACTTCCAGAATACTCTGACAAACATCGTTCTAAAGGCTGCGAGTTTCGCAAGGAAGGTGTTTGGGGACAAGGGTCAGCGCATTGATATCCTCCGCGATGTCGATGGGTACGTCGAGGCTGGAGAGATGTTATGTGTTCTCGGTCCTCCAGGCTCTGGCTGCTCGACCCTGCTTCGCAGTATTGCAGGTGAAACTCATGGCTTCCACTTTGGTAACGATACAGTCTTGAACTACCAGGGTATCCGCCccgagcagatgaagaaggcttaCCGAGGTGAAGCCATTTACACGGCTGAGGTTGACCATCATTTCCCTCATCTGACTGTCGGTGATACGCTTTACTTTGCTGCTCGATGCCGATGTCCtcccaaggacaagctccCCCACGGCGCCTCGGCTCGAGAGTATGCTGAGCATCTTCGCGATGTTATTATGGCTATGTTTGGCATTTCACATACCAAGAATACACGAGTCGGAGACGACTACGTCCGTGGTATCAGCGGGGGCGAACGGAAGAGAGTCACAATCGCCGAGGCTGCCCTGGGATACTCCCCTCTTCAGTGCTGGGACAACAGTACACGCGGTCTCGATAGCGCCAACGCTGTTGAGTTCTGCCGCGTCTTACGCACTCAAGCTGATACTCTTGGCATCGCATCTTGCGTCGCTATCTACCAAGCGCCTCAGAGTGCCTATGAT CTATTTGACAAGGTCACCGTCCTTTATGAGGGCCGTCAAATCTTCTTTGGAAAGACAGGCGAGGCACAACCCTACTTCGAGAACCTCGGCTTCATTTGCCCCGAACAACAGACGACAGCCGATTTCCTGACGTCGATGACCAACCCAGCCGAGAGAGTAATCCGCCCGGGCGCCAATCCACCTCGAACATCGGACGAATTCGCACGATCCTGGCAGCAGAGCCAGCAACGATCGAGGCTTATCGACGAGATCGACTACTACATGGAACAACACCCATTTGACGGGCCGGATCTTCAGAAATTCTCGGAATCACGAAGGCTCGACCAGGCGGCTGCTCAACGAGAACGATCTCCCTTCAACCTTTCCTATTTGCAGCAGTATACTATCAACCTCTGGAGAGGCTTCACTATGTTGATCGGAGACCCTAGCATCACTCTCACGATGCTTATCAGCAACCTGTTCGAGGGTCTGATTATCTCAAGCATCTTCTATAACCTCCCCTTCAACACCACGAGCTTCTTCCGTCGAACCATTTTGCTATTtttcatcgtcctcatcaacgCGTTCGCGAGCATTCTCGAGATCATGACTCTTTATGCAAAGCGTAAAGTCGTCGAAAAACAGTCTCGATACGCTTTCTATCACCCGAGTGCTGAAGCCCTTTCGGCAATGGCAACCGATCTTCCCTACAAAGTCGTCAACTCAATCCTCCTCAATTGCACGTTATACTTCATGTGTAACCTACGCCGCGAACCAGgccctttcttctctttccttcttctATCATTCTCAATAACCCTCTGTATGTCAATGATGTTTCGGTTCATTGGCTCTGCAACCAAGTCCATCGCGCAGGCACTGGCGCCCGCGTGCATCATCCTGTTGGCATTGGTCTTGTATTCAGGTTTTGCGATCCCGCCCGCTTACATGCAAAACTGGCTCGGCTGGATCCGATGGGTGAATCCTGTTTATTACGGACTGGAGACTGTATTTTTGATCGAATTTGTCGGCCAACAGTTTCCCTGCTCAGACTTTGTGCCCCATGGTCCTGGTTATGAGAACCTGGGAAGCGGCGAATACGTGTGTAACGTGCCCGGATCCATACCTGGCCAATCATTTGTCAAGGGAGAGGATTATCTCAAGGCCTCATTTGGCTTCGTCAACAGTCACCGATGGAGAAATTTTGGCATTATCATCGCTTGGACGGTTTTCTTTATGGCTCTTCACCTCTGGACTGCTGAGCATGTCGCTTCGGAGCGCTCAAAGGGTGAAGTCCTGGTCTTTCTCCGGGAGGCTATGCACAAGGTGTCTGGTAAGCGGGGCAGCGATGAAGAGTCGGGTGTTCCCACGCCTTCAGGGAAGCAAGAGGCTTCTAGTTCGTCGAGCGAaaaggtcgaggttgagaagcaaacGTCCGTCTTCCATTGGAAGGATGTCTGCTACGacgtcaagatcaagagcgaGACGCGCAGGATTTTGGATCATGTCGATGGTTGGGTCAAGCCCGGGACTTTAACGGCTCTCATG GGTGTCTCAGGTGCTGGCAAAACCACCCTTCTAGATGTCCTCGCCAGTCGAGTGACCATGGGTGTTGTGTCCGGCGATATGCTTGTCAATGGGCACTCTCGTGACTCTTCGTTCCAGCGAAAGACGGGCTATGTAACTCAGCAGGACCTGCACCAAGCCAGCTCAACAGTACGAGAAGCGCTACGATTTAGCGCCATGCTTCGACAGCCAGCCAAGTACTCCAAGCAAGAACGACTGGACTATGTTGAGACAGTTCTTTCGCTCCTCGGGATGGACGCTTATGCAGATGCCATCATCGGTGTCCCAGGTGAAGGCCTCAATGTTGAACAGCGCAAGAGACTTACGATCGcggttgagcttgtcgcaCGTCCGCAgcttttgctcttcctcgatgAGCCGACTTCTGGACTCGACAGTCAGACTTCATGGTCTATCTGTGACTTGATGGAGCAATTGACCAAGAGCGGCCAGGCGATATTGTGCACCATTCATCAGCCCTCTGCTATGCTTTTCCAACGATTCGATCGACTCCTTCTGCTCGCGAAGGGAGGAAAGACTGTCTATTTTGGTCAAATCGGTCAGAATTCGCAGATCCTGATGGACTACTTCACTCGCAACGGAGGCCCGCCTCTGCCACCCAAGGCCAACCCAGCGGAACATATGCTTGAGGTCATTGGGGCGGCACCGGGTACTCATACTGATGTCGACTGGCCTGCTACATGGAGGCAGTCTCCTGAGTACAGGGCAGTGCAGAAGGAGCTCCAGTCTCTCAATGCGTCACACCCGTCGCCGACACCTACATCAGGCGGCGCTGACCCCTCAGAGTATAACGAgtttgcttctcctctgtcCACGCAGCTATGGGAAGTCACCAAACGTTTGTTTATTCAGTACTGGAGAAGTCCAGGCTATATGTActccaaggccatcctcACAGTCGGCGCA TCTTTGTTCATCGGACTTTCTGTCATGGATGGCGAAAACACAGTTCGCGGTCTACAGAATCAGATGTTTGGCgttttcatcttcttgaccatctttTCGCAGGTTGCTGAACAAATGATGCCAGCCTTTGTGGAGCAGAGGACTCTTTACGAGGCTCGCGAGCGTCCCGCGAAAACATACTCTTGGCAGTCATTTATGTTTGCCAATCTGACAGTTGAGATAGTCTGGAACTCG TTCATCGGTATCTTTGCCTTCATCTGCTGGTACTACCCCATCGGCCTCTACCGCAACGCTGAGTACACAAACGAGGTCCATTCTCGTggcatcaccatcttccttcACGTTTGGATGTTCTTCCTACTCGCTTCTTCCTTCGCCCACATGATCATCGCCGGACTTCCCAACGCCGATACTGCAGGTGGCGTCATGAACCTTCTCTTTATCATGATGTTCGCATTTTGCGGTGTCCTCGCTGGCCCTGACTCCCTTCCCGGTTTCTGGATCTTCATGTACCGCGTCAATCCCTTCACATACGTGGTAGAGGGTTTCCTCGGCACTACTCTTGCCAACGCACCTGTTGCTTGTGCCGGCAACGAGATCTTGGAGTTCAAGCCTGTGAATGGTACATGTGCGGAGTTTCTGTCGGATTACATGTCCAATATGGGTGGGTACCTTGTGGGTGAGAGTGCAGGCAGCACAACTCAGTGTCAATACTGTCCTATGGCAGATACCAATACTTTCTTGAAGGGGATTAACGTTAGCTTCGACAATCGCTGGAGAGACTTTGGATTACTTTGGGTTTATGTTGTCTTCAACTGTGCAGCTGCAGTTGCTATCTACTGGTTGGCTCGTGTCCCtaggaagagaaaggacAAAAACGAATAG